A stretch of the Fusarium musae strain F31 chromosome 2, whole genome shotgun sequence genome encodes the following:
- a CDS encoding hypothetical protein (EggNog:ENOG41), whose protein sequence is MAAVQHIGSFYTSNPAIGIQDSLLGQTEQIDGFTVQATLLTALAKSMCAEQGPADELLLKAMHQANLIGMDTKALADIVSESDPVLAESWRRTMWMLYVSDANFAVIRQDYTLRLKDMSFDMELPCEDKEYNEMLIPPTRTTFAEYHNREYDMQEKSFSSFAYYIDASVIFATTLHASLKFKTTSKAETLCDDLEAKIAGWFAMLPPSKRDLDVRPAFLDQLIFQSHMMMYTPFSTLRYDPIEAISSCGSPPPPLFLGISGGSGLNRQSHLQKLLQAIRKQNQCLIILPAGSAQLSPFVICMVACCTIAHLVACKSALPEDEAEVARSRIRVCLGTLRHYEGIWPRAKKILLELKRIANSILQTEMVTLQFQSAYTEVSAGQQDTTIGDLFEEEWLDALRDLT, encoded by the exons ATGGCTGCTGTTCAACATATTGGCTCTTTCTACACGAGCAACCCTGCCATTGGAATCCAAGATTCTCTTTTGGGGCAGACGGAACAGATAGATGGATTCACCGTGCAGGCGACCCTACTCACGGCATTGGCAAAGAGCATGTGCGCGGAGCAGGGCCCTGCCGATGAACTACTATTGAAGGCAATGCACCAAGCAAACCTCATTGGCATGGATACCAAGGCACTTGCAGACATTGTTTCTGAAAGCGATCCGGTGCTCGCAGAAAGTTGGAGGCGCACAATGTGGATGTTGTACGTGAGCGACGCAAACTTTGCCGTTATCCGACAGGACTATACCTTGAGGCTGAAGGACATGAGCTTCGACATGGAACTACCATGCGAAGATAAGGAGTACAATGAAATG CTCATCCCGCCGACAAGAACGACATTTGCAGAGTATCATAACCGCGAGTACGACATGCAAGAAAAATCGTTTTCTTCGTTTGCATACTACATCGATGCAAGTGTAATATTTGCTACCACACTCCACGCAtcgctcaagttcaagacgACATCTAAAGCAGAGACACTGTGTGATGACCTCGAGGCCAAGATCGCTGGCTGGTTTGCCATGCTACCGCCAAGTAAACGAGATCTCGATGTTCGGCCTGCCTTTTTGGATCAGCTGATTTTCCAATCACATATGATGATGTACAC GCCCTTCTCCACCCTTCGATATGACCCTATTGAAGCAATCTCAAGCTGTGGGTCGCCTCCCCCTCCGCTGTTCTTAGGAATCAGCGGTGGAAGCGGACTGAACCGTCAGTCACATCTGCAAAAGCTCTTGCAAGCCATCCGCAAGCAGAACCAGTGCCTTATCATCCTTCCCGCCGGCTCAGCCCAGCTATCCCCTTTCGTCATCTGTATGGTTGCCTGCTGCACCATTGCTCACCTCGTAGCTTGCAAGTCGGCACtaccagaagatgaagccgaAGTAGCCCGATCCCGGATCCGCGTTTGCCTTGGCACGCTCAGGCATTATGAGGGCATATGGCCGAGGGCCAAGAAGATATTACTAGAGCTCAAGAGAATCGCCAATTCCATTCTCCAAACTGAGATGGTCACCTTGCAGTTTCAGTCCGCCTATACTGAAGTCTCTGCAGGTCAGCAAGACACCACCATTGGGGATTTATTTGAAGAAGAGTGGCTTGATGCTCTGAGGGATTTGACATGA